One Anopheles marshallii chromosome 3, idAnoMarsDA_429_01, whole genome shotgun sequence genomic region harbors:
- the LOC128713650 gene encoding serine-arginine protein 55-like — protein MIPYILSILHNSGTSQDVSSICWKLRQFNFTEQVTGEELETSAKEALEKVVSMGLVRKNAETDTYALANKWYAPEGHSFQMQLHEVINSMPDALDESSDSSAEGLATTSHLPSDCMGPGMGQRRSPAQIRAIAIYRRMREQREREEREAAAQARKRRNSGSRSRSRTRRSTSTRSRSRTRRSSSNRARSRTKQRRSTARSRSRSTPRARSRSRRR, from the exons ATGATTCCGTATATTTTGAGCATTTTACACAACTCGGGAACGTCAC AAGATGTCTCGTCGATTTGCTGGAAGTTGCGACAGTTCAATTTTACTGAACAAGTAACAGGCGAGGAGCTCGAAACCTCTGCCAAGGAGGCACTCGAAAAAGTCGTGAGCATGGGACTTGTCCGAAAAAATGCTGAAACAGATACGTACGCACTTGCAAACAAGTGGTATGCACCTGAAGGACATTCCTTCCAGATGCAACTGCATGAAGTTATAAATAGCATGCCGGATGCACTGGATGAATCATCGGATAGTTCTGCCGAAGGACTCGCTACCACTTCTCATCTGCCGTCAGACTGTATGGGACCGGGAATGGGACAACGTCGAAGTCCCGCCCAAATACGAGCTATTGCCATTTATAGAAGGATGCGTGAGCAACGCGAACGGGAAGAACGGGAAGCAGCAGCGCAGGCCAGAAAGCGGCGTAACTCTGGCTCTCGATCGCGATCCCGCACGCGTCGTTCTACTTCAACCCGATCGCGATCCCGCACACGTCGTTCTAGTTCAAACCGAGCGCGTTcgcgaacaaaacaacgcaGGTCGACGGCACGTTCACGATCACGGTCGACTCCACGAGCTCGCAGCCGTTCTCGACGACGTTAA